From the Lolium rigidum isolate FL_2022 chromosome 2, APGP_CSIRO_Lrig_0.1, whole genome shotgun sequence genome, one window contains:
- the LOC124688756 gene encoding LOB domain-containing protein 16-like — protein MAACGGGGTNAGAVAGAAGAGSPCGACKFLRRRCVQECVFAPYFSTDQGAARFAAIHKVFGASNAAKLLAHLPATDRCEAVVTITYEAQSRLRDPVYGCVAQIFALQQQVAILQAQLMQAKAQLACGVQSTTSPMSHQQQWPDSSSIAAMLRQQDANSGGFGGGAALLPELMGGDVSMSMMQQHCGVKTDAGELQYLAQAMMQSSNYSQ, from the exons ATGGCcgcgtgtggtggtggtggtactaATGCCGGCGCGGTTGCTGGAGCGGCGGGCGCGGGGTCGCCGTGCGGGGCGTGCAAGTTCCTTCGACGGCGGTGCGTGCAGGAGTGTGTCTTTGCGCCATACTTCAGCACCGACCAGGGCGCGGCGCGGTTCGCCGCCATCCACAAGGTCTTCGGCGCCAGCAACGCTGCCAAGCTGCTCGCCCACCTTCCCGCCACCGACCGCTGTGAGGCCGTCGTCACCATCACCTATGAGGCCCAGTCGCGGCTCCGCGACCCTGTCTACGGCTGCGTCGCACAGATCTTCGCGCTCCAGCAGCAG GTGGCGATCCTGCAGGCGCAGCTGATGCAGGCCAAGGCGCAGCTGGCGTGCGGCGTGCAGAGCACCACCTCGCCAATGAGCCACCAGCAGCAGTGGCCGGACAGCAGCAGCATCGCCGCCATGCTCCGGCAGCAGGACGCTAACAgcggcggcttcggcggcggcgccgcgcttCTGCCGGAGCTCATGGGCGGAGACGTCTCCATGTCGATGATGCAGCAACATTGCGGCGTCAAGACGGATGCCGGGGAGCTCCAGTACCTAGCCCAGGCCATGATGCAAAGCTCCAACTACTCCCAGTAG